One window from the genome of Prinia subflava isolate CZ2003 ecotype Zambia chromosome 2, Cam_Psub_1.2, whole genome shotgun sequence encodes:
- the UTP25 gene encoding U3 small nucleolar RNA-associated protein 25 homolog yields the protein MGKRRAGRELLRSLSKKQKKHLREFGEEHPFYDKVPGKPEATQICELSEDSDKSSAESDSETEVEQVSGYHKLLATLKTSPESESEEEEDESESEEAEESEAEMDSEGSQEPGEGEGGEEDKNDVPEEEEATDTAEQMLSQEQADGTDTSCAPRHGVIEEFTDVKHESEFSLETNFMEEESEDCNADRRDSSSSQALPEDPFKQHMDKELEEKEIEKMSTLPKTSSQSQWPRLGQLIFSSTLEKHKTLKVDKEVDVKQLHLHKPLESTWPKVNKQFLSAVDKPTDSSFTPLQRELFCVMNSYRDLFYPERNALTNGEEIRHAYCLHALNHVLKANAQVLSNNAKRRDRKPGTDTDDHRDQGLTRPKVLMIVPFRECALRIVHIIISLLEVNDKKKIDVSNKKRFKGEFGSDPEEKPPNLKRPEDYEAVFAGNIDDHFRIGVAILQRSMRLYAPFYSSDIIIASPLGIRTVIGAEGEKKRDFDFLSSVEILIIDQADIYLMQNWEHVLHLMKHINLLPLDSHGVDFSRVRMLNLNNWSKYYRQTLLFSALQDPQINSVFNKHCFNYVGQVAVRNVPLTGSISHVVVQLPHVFRRLEADSITSVIDARFQFFIDKVLPEYRDAIMSHTLIYVPSYFDYVRLRNYFKKEDLNFTHICEYTKKATVCRARRFFLKGEKQFLLFTERFHFYKRYTIKGIRNLIFYELPTYSHFYSEICNMLKATDSGVDATWTCTVLYSKYDAQKLAAVVGIDRTAQMLQSKKNVHLFVTGEND from the exons ATGGGCAAGCGGCGAGCGGGGCGGGAGCTGCTGCGCAGCCTGagcaagaagcagaagaagcacCTGCGGGAGTTCGGCGAGGAGCACCCGTTCTATGACAA GGTTCCTGGAAAACCAGAAGCAACTCAAATATGTGAGCTG tctgAGGATTCAGATAAGTCGAGTGCAGAAAGCGATTCGGAGACTGAAGTGGAACAGGTCTCTGGGTATCATAAGCTCCTGGCTACCCTGAAGACCTCGCCTGAGTCTGagagtgaggaagaggaagatgaaagtGAATCAGAAGAAGCTGAGGAAAGTGAGGCTGAAATGGACAGCGAAGGGTCccaggagcctggagaaggagagggaggtgaAGAAGATAAGAATGATGttccagaggaggaagaag ccacagacacagcagagcagatgctcagccaggagcaggcTGATGGCACAGATACCTCTTGTGCCCCACGTCATGGAGTAATTGAGGAGTTTACTGATGTGAAACATGAATCTGAGTTTAGCTTGGAAACCAATTTCATGGAAGAGGAGAGTGAAGATTGCAATGCAGATAGGAGAGACAGCAGTTCTTCACAAGCTCTTCCAGAAG ATCCATTTAAACAGCACATGGACAAAGAActtgaagaaaaggaaatagagaAAATGTCTACACTTCCAAAAACTTCAAGTCAAAGCCAG tggccAAGGCTGGGTCAACtaattttttcttccactttggAGAAACATAAAACTTTGAAAGTAGACAAAGAAGTTGATGTGAAACAGCTTCATCTCCACAAGCCTTTGGAATCCACGTGGCCGAAAGTGAATAAACAATTTCTGTCTGCAGTGGACAAACCAACTGATTCCTCTTTTACCCCGTTACAAAGAGAGCTCTTCTGTGTCATGAATTCGTACCGGGACTTGTTCTATCcagaaagaaatgctttaaCAAACGGAGAGGAGATCCGGCACGCCTACTGCCTGCATGCCTTGAACCATGTGCTCAAGGCCAATGCCCAGGTGCTCAGCAACAATGCCAAACGAAGGGATCGGAAGCCAGGGACTGACACTGATGACCACAGGGATCAGGGACTCACCAGGCCTAAG GTACTGATGATCGTGCCCTTCAGGGAGTGTGCCCTGCGGATTGTGCATATTATCATCAGTCTCCTCGAAGtgaatgacaagaaaaaaatagatgtaaGCAATAAAAAACGCTTCAAAGGGGAGTTTGGTTCTGACCCAGAGGAGAAGCCCCCCAACCTGAAAAGACCTGAAGATTATGAAGCCGTCTTTGCTGGCAACATTGATGACCACTTCAGAATTG GGGTTGCCATCCTGCAGAGGAGCATGAGACTCTATGCACCCTTCTACTCCTCAGACATCATCATTGCCTCTCCCCTGGGCATCAGGACTGTCATTGGCGCAGAGGGGGAGAAGAAGAGGGACTTCGATTTTCTGTCGTCAGTAGAAATCCTCATAATTGATCAAGCAGACATTTACCTGATGCAGAACTGGGAACACGTTCTG CACCTGATGAAGCACATTAACCTGCTGCCTCTGGATTCCCACGGGGTGGACTTCTCCCGAGTGCGGATGCTGAATCTCAACAACTGGTCCAAGTACTACCGGCAGACGCTGCTGTTCAGTGCTCTGCAGGACCCCCAGATTAACTCTGTCTTCAACAAACACTGCTTCAATTACGTTGGGCAG GTGGCCGTCCGCAACGTGCCGCTCACTGGCTCCATCAGCCACGTTGTGGTCCAGCTTCCTCACGTTTTTCGGAGATTAGAAGCTGACAGCATAACTTCTGTGATAGATGCAAG gtTTCAGTTTTTCATCGACAAAGTTCTGCCCGAGTACCGCGACGCCATCATGTCCCACACGCTCATTTACGTCCCGTCCTACTTCGACTACGTGCGCCTTCGAAACTACTTCAAGAAGGAGGACCTGAATTTCACTCACATCTGTGAATACACGAAAAAGGCTactgtctgcagagcaaggcGCTTCTTTCTCaagggagagaagcagttttTGTTGTTCACTGAGCGTTTCCACTTCTACAAAAG GTATACAATAAAAGGCATTAGGAACCTCATTTTCTATGAGTTACCAACATACTCCCACTTCTACAGTGAGATTTGTAACATGCTGAAGGCCACAGACAGTGGGGTGGATGCTACTTGGACTTGTACTGTGCTCTACTCCAAGTACGATGCTCAGAAATTGGCGGCAGTGGTTGGCATAGACCGCACAGCTCAAATGCTACAGTCCAAGAAGAATGTGCACCTCTTTGTTACAGGAGAGAATGATTAA